A genomic region of Clarias gariepinus isolate MV-2021 ecotype Netherlands chromosome 23, CGAR_prim_01v2, whole genome shotgun sequence contains the following coding sequences:
- the dnase1l4.2 gene encoding deoxyribonuclease 1 like 4, tandem duplicate 2: MKIASFNVQRLGSSKLSDENVVPYLIKIVSRYSIIVILEVVDKKGKAMETFLQRLNSTGANKKHPYRMEMSSSLGRSLYKEQFACLYRPDQVKLIDTYQYEDNQEGDEDAFSREPFILRFSLSNMMVNDLVLIPVHTKPKDSQKEIDELYDVCMAVKKKWHTENIMFLGDFNADGAYVSKKKMKKIRIRTDEDFHWLIGDDVDTTASLSNDYTYDRIVVYKDKLLKAVVKNSAKPFNFHEAYKLSVETALDISDHYPVEVSLRRKPVKRPRSDSKAAKRSKLI, from the exons ATGAAGATTGCATCCTTTAATGTCCAGCGTCTCGGCTCGAGTAAGCTGTCAGATGAAAATGTAGTACCTTATCTCATAAAG ATTGTGTCTCGTTATAGCATAATTGTGATTCTTGAAGTAGTGGACAAGAAAGGAAAGGCCATGGAAACATTCCTGCAGAGGCTGAACAGCACAGG cGCTAACAAGAAGCATCCTTACCGCATGGAGATGAGTTCCAGTCTGGGCCGCTCACTTTACAAGGAGCAGTTTGCATGCCTCTACAG aCCAGACCAAGTCAAACTGATCGACACATACCAATATGAGGACAACCAGGAAGGAGACGAGGATGCCTTCTCACGAGAGCCCTTCATCCTGCGTTTCAGCTTATCTAACATGA TGGTAAATGACCTGGTATTGATCCCAGTCCACACAAAGCCCAAAGACTCTCAGAAGGAAATAGATGAGCTGTATGATGTGTGCATGGCTGTTAAGAAAAAATGGCATACTGAA AATATAATGTTCCTGGGTGACTTTAACGCTGATGGTGCGTACGTCTCcaagaaaaagatgaagaaaatCAGGATTCGTACTGATGAAGATTTCCACTGGCTGATCGGGGACGATGTGGACACCACAGCCAGCCTGTCCAATGACTATACATATGACAG GATTGTGGTGTACAAGGACAAGCTGTTGAAGGCAGTAGTGAAAAATTCAGCAAAGCCCTTTAATTTCCATGAGGCCTATAAGTTGTCAGTGGAAACG GCTCTGGATATTAGTGATCATTACCCAGTGGAGGTGAGCCTGAGGAGAAAACCTGTAAAGAGACCCAGAAGCGATTCCAAGGCAGCAAAACGCAGCAAGCTAATATGA
- the si:dkey-222f2.1 gene encoding intermediate filament protein ON3 isoform X1 — MSLRSKRISSSSSVRSSGKLGGYGGYSSGFSTMSLGGLSPNFSTSSTYLGAPITSISVNKSLLAPLNLEIDPNIQMVRTQEKEQMKSLNNRFASFIDKVRYLEQQNKILETKWEVLQGQTPGRSNIEPMFEAYMANLRRQLDVVNNDKIKLDGELRNMQGLVEDFKHKYEEEINKRNNLENDFVILKKDVDSAYLVKADLEDKVGALTDEINFLKTIYDEELREMQASIKDTSVVVQMDNSRNLNMDQIVAEVKVQYEEIAAKSREEAEAWYKSKMASQATQYGNELRTTKAEIAELNRMISRLQSEIESIKAQRTNMENQIAEAEERGELTVKEAKARIRDLEEALQRAKQDMARQLREYQELLNVKLALDIEIATYRKLLEGEEDRIGQQGVVSIQSMQGYSSKGMNGYQQVSSPPPKLLIKTTEVRDSTRFSTL; from the exons ATGAGTCTGAGGAGCAAGAGAATCAGTTCGAGTAGTTCTGTAAGGAGCAGCGGGAAACTTGGTGGCTATGGCGGCTATAGCTCTGGCTTTAGCACAATGTCCCTTGGAGGTTTGTCACCCAACTTCAGCACCAGCAGCACCTACTTGGGCGCCCCCATAACCAGCATCTCCGTCAACAAAAGCCTGCTGGCCCCCCTCAACCTGGAGATCGACCCCAACATCCAGATGGTTCGCACTCAGGAAAAAGAACAGATGAAATCTCTTAACAACCGCTTTGCCTCCTTCATCGACAAG GTGAGGTACCTGGAGCAGCAGAACAAGATTCTGGAGACCAAGTGGGAAGTTCTGCAGGGTCAGACCCCCGGCAGGTCCAACATTGAGCCCATGTTTGAGGCCTACATGGCCAATTTGCGCAGACAGCTAGACGTGGTCAACAATGACAAAATCAAGCTGGATGGGGAACTGAGGAACATGCAGGGGCTGGTGGAAGACTTCAAACACAA GTACGAAGAAGAGATCAACAAGAGAAACAACCTAGAGAACGACTTTGTCATCTTGAAAAAG GATGTAGACTCTGCATACCTGGTGAAGGCTGATCTGGAAGACAAAGTGGGTGCTCTGACTGATGAGATCAACTTCCTCAAGACTATTTACGATGAG GAGCTGCGTGAGATGCAGGCCAGCATCAAGGACACCTCCGTCGTAGTGCAGATGGACAACTCACGCAACCTCAACATGGACCAGATTGTGGCTGAGGTCAAGGTCCAGTATGAGGAGATCGCAGCCAAGAGCCGCGAGGAAGCTGAGGCCTGGTACAAGTCTAAG ATGGCCAGCCAGGCTACACAGTATGGAAATGAGCTGAGGACCACGAAGGCTGAGATCGCCGAGCTGAACCGCATGATCAGCCGCCTGCAGAGCGAAATCGAATCCATCAAGGCCCAG CGCACTAACATGGAGAACCAGATCGCTGAAGCAGAGGAGCGTGGTGAGCTGACTGTGAAGGAGGCCAAAGCTCGTATCAGAGACCTTGAGGAGGCGCTACAGAGAGCCAAGCAGGACATGGCACGCCAGCTGCGGGAGTACCAGGAGCTCTTGAATGTCAAGCTGGCACTGGACATCGAAATTGCCACTTATAGGAAGCTGCTGGAGGGCGAGGAGGACAGAATTGGGCAGCAGGGCGTCGTCAGCATTCAATCCATGCAGGGTTACA GCTCCAAGGGAATGAATGGCTACCAGCAGGTCAGCTCTCCACCCCCTAAACTACTGATCAAAACTACGGAGGTTCGAGACAGCACCAGATTCAGCACTCTTTGA
- the si:dkey-222f2.1 gene encoding intermediate filament protein ON3 isoform X3: MSLRSKRISSSSSVRSSGKLGGYGGYSSGFSTMSLGGLSPNFSTSSTYLGAPITSISVNKSLLAPLNLEIDPNIQMVRTQEKEQMKSLNNRFASFIDKVRYLEQQNKILETKWEVLQGQTPGRSNIEPMFEAYMANLRRQLDVVNNDKIKLDGELRNMQGLVEDFKHKYEEEINKRNNLENDFVILKKDVDSAYLVKADLEDKVGALTDEINFLKTIYDEELREMQASIKDTSVVVQMDNSRNLNMDQIVAEVKVQYEEIAAKSREEAEAWYKSKYDQMASQATQYGNELRTTKAEIAELNRMISRLQSEIESIKAQRTNMENQIAEAEERGELTVKEAKARIRDLEEALQRAKQDMARQLREYQELLNVKLALDIEIATYRKLLEGEEDRIGQQGVVSIQSMQGYSSKGMNGYQQVSSPPPKLLIKTTEVRDSTRFSTL, translated from the exons ATGAGTCTGAGGAGCAAGAGAATCAGTTCGAGTAGTTCTGTAAGGAGCAGCGGGAAACTTGGTGGCTATGGCGGCTATAGCTCTGGCTTTAGCACAATGTCCCTTGGAGGTTTGTCACCCAACTTCAGCACCAGCAGCACCTACTTGGGCGCCCCCATAACCAGCATCTCCGTCAACAAAAGCCTGCTGGCCCCCCTCAACCTGGAGATCGACCCCAACATCCAGATGGTTCGCACTCAGGAAAAAGAACAGATGAAATCTCTTAACAACCGCTTTGCCTCCTTCATCGACAAG GTGAGGTACCTGGAGCAGCAGAACAAGATTCTGGAGACCAAGTGGGAAGTTCTGCAGGGTCAGACCCCCGGCAGGTCCAACATTGAGCCCATGTTTGAGGCCTACATGGCCAATTTGCGCAGACAGCTAGACGTGGTCAACAATGACAAAATCAAGCTGGATGGGGAACTGAGGAACATGCAGGGGCTGGTGGAAGACTTCAAACACAA GTACGAAGAAGAGATCAACAAGAGAAACAACCTAGAGAACGACTTTGTCATCTTGAAAAAG GATGTAGACTCTGCATACCTGGTGAAGGCTGATCTGGAAGACAAAGTGGGTGCTCTGACTGATGAGATCAACTTCCTCAAGACTATTTACGATGAG GAGCTGCGTGAGATGCAGGCCAGCATCAAGGACACCTCCGTCGTAGTGCAGATGGACAACTCACGCAACCTCAACATGGACCAGATTGTGGCTGAGGTCAAGGTCCAGTATGAGGAGATCGCAGCCAAGAGCCGCGAGGAAGCTGAGGCCTGGTACAAGTCTAAG TATGACCAGATGGCCAGCCAGGCTACACAGTATGGAAATGAGCTGAGGACCACGAAGGCTGAGATCGCCGAGCTGAACCGCATGATCAGCCGCCTGCAGAGCGAAATCGAATCCATCAAGGCCCAG CGCACTAACATGGAGAACCAGATCGCTGAAGCAGAGGAGCGTGGTGAGCTGACTGTGAAGGAGGCCAAAGCTCGTATCAGAGACCTTGAGGAGGCGCTACAGAGAGCCAAGCAGGACATGGCACGCCAGCTGCGGGAGTACCAGGAGCTCTTGAATGTCAAGCTGGCACTGGACATCGAAATTGCCACTTATAGGAAGCTGCTGGAGGGCGAGGAGGACAGAATTGGGCAGCAGGGCGTCGTCAGCATTCAATCCATGCAGGGTTACA GCTCCAAGGGAATGAATGGCTACCAGCAGGTCAGCTCTCCACCCCCTAAACTACTGATCAAAACTACGGAGGTTCGAGACAGCACCAGATTCAGCACTCTTTGA
- the si:dkey-222f2.1 gene encoding intermediate filament protein ON3 isoform X2, with translation MSLRSKRISSSSSVRSSGKLGGYGGYSSGFSTMSLGGLSPNFSTSSTYLGAPITSISVNKSLLAPLNLEIDPNIQMVRTQEKEQMKSLNNRFASFIDKVRYLEQQNKILETKWEVLQGQTPGRSNIEPMFEAYMANLRRQLDVVNNDKIKLDGELRNMQGLVEDFKHKYEEEINKRNNLENDFVILKKDVDSAYLVKADLEDKVGALTDEINFLKTIYDEELREMQASIKDTSVVVQMDNSRNLNMDQIVAEVKVQYEEIAAKSREEAEAWYKSKYDQMASQATQYGNELRTTKAEIAELNRMISRLQSEIESIKAQRTNMENQIAEAEERGELTVKEAKARIRDLEEALQRAKQDMARQLREYQELLNVKLALDIEIATYRKLLEGEEDRIGQQGVVSIQSMQGYNNSVSYRV, from the exons ATGAGTCTGAGGAGCAAGAGAATCAGTTCGAGTAGTTCTGTAAGGAGCAGCGGGAAACTTGGTGGCTATGGCGGCTATAGCTCTGGCTTTAGCACAATGTCCCTTGGAGGTTTGTCACCCAACTTCAGCACCAGCAGCACCTACTTGGGCGCCCCCATAACCAGCATCTCCGTCAACAAAAGCCTGCTGGCCCCCCTCAACCTGGAGATCGACCCCAACATCCAGATGGTTCGCACTCAGGAAAAAGAACAGATGAAATCTCTTAACAACCGCTTTGCCTCCTTCATCGACAAG GTGAGGTACCTGGAGCAGCAGAACAAGATTCTGGAGACCAAGTGGGAAGTTCTGCAGGGTCAGACCCCCGGCAGGTCCAACATTGAGCCCATGTTTGAGGCCTACATGGCCAATTTGCGCAGACAGCTAGACGTGGTCAACAATGACAAAATCAAGCTGGATGGGGAACTGAGGAACATGCAGGGGCTGGTGGAAGACTTCAAACACAA GTACGAAGAAGAGATCAACAAGAGAAACAACCTAGAGAACGACTTTGTCATCTTGAAAAAG GATGTAGACTCTGCATACCTGGTGAAGGCTGATCTGGAAGACAAAGTGGGTGCTCTGACTGATGAGATCAACTTCCTCAAGACTATTTACGATGAG GAGCTGCGTGAGATGCAGGCCAGCATCAAGGACACCTCCGTCGTAGTGCAGATGGACAACTCACGCAACCTCAACATGGACCAGATTGTGGCTGAGGTCAAGGTCCAGTATGAGGAGATCGCAGCCAAGAGCCGCGAGGAAGCTGAGGCCTGGTACAAGTCTAAG TATGACCAGATGGCCAGCCAGGCTACACAGTATGGAAATGAGCTGAGGACCACGAAGGCTGAGATCGCCGAGCTGAACCGCATGATCAGCCGCCTGCAGAGCGAAATCGAATCCATCAAGGCCCAG CGCACTAACATGGAGAACCAGATCGCTGAAGCAGAGGAGCGTGGTGAGCTGACTGTGAAGGAGGCCAAAGCTCGTATCAGAGACCTTGAGGAGGCGCTACAGAGAGCCAAGCAGGACATGGCACGCCAGCTGCGGGAGTACCAGGAGCTCTTGAATGTCAAGCTGGCACTGGACATCGAAATTGCCACTTATAGGAAGCTGCTGGAGGGCGAGGAGGACAGAATTGGGCAGCAGGGCGTCGTCAGCATTCAATCCATGCAGGGTTACA ATAACAGTGTGTCATACAGAGTCTGA
- the LOC128511241 gene encoding pre-miRNA 5'-monophosphate methyltransferase yields MAAPTNKHARSESGEEKEDPGAAPYGNFINYYTFNPPENRLSLIPSKLLEDVGCQPDTEAVLLDVGCNSGDLSIALYKHLLQDQAPGDDSSKNIQLLGFDLDQDLIFRARNSNPFPQNIQFIPLDITREESHAELTSYLEKFGRSRFDLCSCFAVTMWVHLNHGDAALLTFLSRLASLCECLLLEAQPWKCYRSAARRLRKLGRSNFDHFKTLEIRGDMAAHAKEHLEKQCGMELVQSFGSTSWDRSLLLFKRR; encoded by the exons atggcgGCGCCGACTAATAAACACGCACGCTCAGAGTCCGGTGAGGAAAAAGAGGACCCTGGTGCAGCTCCGTACGGgaactttattaattattacacgTTTAATCCGCCTGAGAATCGTCTGAGTTTAATCCCGAGCAAGCTGCTTGAGGATGTGGGGTGTCAGCCGGACACAGAGGCCGTGCTGCTGGATGTGGGCTGTAACTCCGGG GACTTATCTATTGCACTGTACAAGCATCTTCTTCAAGATCAGGCACCCGGAGATGATTCTTCCAAAAATATTCAACTACTTGGATTTGATCTAGACCAGGACCTAATCTTTCGGGCTCGAAACTCAAACCCGTTCCCTCAAAACATTCAGTTTATCCCTCTTGATATCACAAGGGAAGAGAGCCACGCTGAACTCACCTCCTACCTGGAAAAGTTTGGACGCAGTCGCTTTGACTTGTGTTCATGTTTTGCCGTGACGATGTGGGTCCACCTGAACCATGGAGATGCTGCCTTATTAACTTTCCTTTCACGGCTCGCCTCTTTGTGCGAGTGCTTGTTGTTAGAGGCGCAGCCGTGGAAATGTTACCGCTCGGCTGCTCGTCGGTTACGGAAACTTGGACGGAGCAACTTTGACCACTTTAAGACTTTGGAGATCCGTGGGGATATGGCAGCTCATGCTAAAGAACATTTAGAAAAGCAATGTGGAATGGAGCTGGTGCAGAGTTTCGGGAGTACATCGTGGGACCGGAGCCTTTTGTTGTTCAAGAGGCGATGA
- the LOC128511242 gene encoding cytochrome c oxidase assembly protein COX14 homolog gives MLTSKRLADVGYRVFSGSMMLLTLYGGYLCTMRGYRYWQRQKQLQLAAENQIIDQETVKD, from the coding sequence ATGCTGACTTCGAAGCGATTGGCTGACGTTGGATACCGCGTCTTCTCCGGATCCATGATGCTGCTGACTCTGTACGGAGGCTACCTGTGCACCATGCGTGGCTACCGCTACTGGCAGAGACAGAAGCAGCTCCAACTCGCTGCAGAGAATCAAATCATTGACCAGGAGACAGTCAAGGACTGA